In Legionella spiritensis, the following proteins share a genomic window:
- a CDS encoding S1C family serine protease, with protein MRMINKFSRFFLFVICVFSVVSLYASEQDDMLASEKNTIDIFQKFSPKVVFVHRLSEVANHSYEKMHVTTGAGSGIIWDAQGHIVTNFHVIKDADKLMITIDNKTVPARVIGAEPRKDIAVLQIASPKALQSLKSFTPFTMASTNNLQVGQKVIAIGNPFGLDHSLTVGVISALGRQVPGIGGVTIRDMIQTDASINPGNSGGPLLDSKGRLLGMNTVIYSNSGASAGVGFAVPSDDIQRIVPQLIKNGRVILSGLGIHRVEPGIASRLGVRKGILIAEVLPNTPAAGIGLRGTHRDGWGRIQLGDVIVALNGHPVRNYDDLYNLLTDIKVGERVTLTVNRHNKMINYKIKTIDIAAY; from the coding sequence TTGAGGATGATCAATAAGTTTTCCCGTTTTTTCCTGTTTGTTATCTGTGTGTTTTCAGTTGTTTCCTTATATGCGTCCGAACAGGACGATATGCTGGCCAGCGAAAAAAACACCATCGACATTTTTCAAAAATTTTCTCCCAAGGTTGTTTTTGTTCACCGTTTGTCCGAGGTTGCCAACCACTCTTATGAAAAAATGCACGTCACAACCGGTGCCGGCTCCGGCATTATCTGGGATGCCCAGGGACATATCGTGACCAATTTTCATGTCATCAAAGACGCAGACAAGTTAATGATCACCATAGATAATAAAACGGTGCCGGCGCGAGTCATCGGTGCCGAGCCACGTAAAGATATTGCCGTTTTACAAATTGCGTCGCCCAAAGCGTTACAGTCTCTGAAATCGTTTACCCCTTTTACGATGGCGTCGACTAATAATCTCCAGGTTGGTCAAAAAGTTATAGCTATCGGTAATCCTTTTGGATTGGATCATAGTTTGACGGTAGGTGTCATTTCAGCGCTAGGCCGTCAGGTTCCGGGAATTGGCGGCGTAACTATCCGGGATATGATTCAAACGGACGCCTCAATTAATCCGGGTAATTCCGGAGGGCCTTTGCTGGACAGTAAAGGCCGCTTGCTTGGTATGAATACGGTTATCTATTCCAATTCCGGGGCTTCGGCCGGTGTCGGTTTTGCCGTTCCTTCCGACGATATCCAGCGCATTGTGCCACAACTGATTAAAAATGGGCGTGTGATTTTATCCGGTTTGGGTATACATCGTGTGGAGCCAGGTATTGCTTCCCGATTAGGGGTGAGAAAGGGAATACTGATCGCGGAAGTTCTGCCGAACACCCCGGCTGCGGGAATTGGTTTAAGGGGCACACACCGCGATGGCTGGGGGCGGATTCAGCTAGGGGATGTGATAGTGGCTTTGAATGGGCATCCTGTGCGCAATTATGATGATCTTTATAATTTGTTAACGGACATTAAAGTGGGTGAGCGTGTTACCCTGACTGTCAACAGGCATAATAAAATGATCAATTACAAAATAAAAACCATCGACATCGCTGCGTATTAG
- the pyrE gene encoding orotate phosphoribosyltransferase: protein MEYSKPAFIRMALACDVLKFGEFTLKSGRKSPYFFNAGMFYQGDSLRHIGHFYAKTLLDNQIEFQHLFGPAYKGLPLATATAIALAERGVNTTVTFNRKETKDHGEGGQLIGAPLQGNTVMIDDVISAGTAFRESQEHIKAHGGNLTTVVIAMNRCERGITDRSAVDEIEAQGIKVLSVITFFDLVDYLIAEGADREVERMKAYQKQYGYNL from the coding sequence ATGGAATACTCAAAACCTGCTTTTATTCGGATGGCGCTAGCCTGCGATGTTCTTAAATTTGGTGAATTCACCTTGAAATCAGGTCGAAAAAGCCCCTATTTTTTTAATGCGGGTATGTTTTATCAAGGAGACTCCCTGCGTCATATTGGACATTTTTATGCCAAAACGCTCCTGGATAATCAAATCGAATTTCAGCATTTGTTTGGACCGGCCTACAAAGGCTTGCCTCTTGCGACAGCGACAGCGATTGCTCTGGCCGAGCGTGGCGTTAATACGACGGTGACGTTTAACCGAAAGGAAACAAAAGATCATGGTGAAGGCGGCCAACTCATTGGCGCCCCGCTACAAGGCAATACTGTAATGATTGATGATGTCATTTCGGCAGGCACCGCGTTTCGGGAATCGCAGGAACATATTAAAGCACATGGCGGAAATCTGACTACCGTCGTTATTGCCATGAATCGGTGCGAGCGCGGTATCACCGATCGATCCGCAGTGGATGAGATTGAAGCTCAGGGCATTAAGGTGTTGTCCGTCATCACCTTTTTTGATTTGGTTGACTATCTGATTGCGGAAGGTGCCGACAGAGAAGTGGAACGCATGAAAGCCTATCAAAAACAATATGGTTACAATTTATAA
- a CDS encoding cold-shock protein — protein MSQRESGHVKWFNEKKGFGFIVNQQGDDIFVHYKDIQGSGFKTLHENDPVTFILDKGPKGLKAQDVIVVSE, from the coding sequence ATGTCGCAAAGAGAAAGTGGCCATGTTAAGTGGTTCAATGAAAAAAAAGGATTTGGATTTATTGTCAATCAACAAGGTGATGACATTTTTGTGCATTACAAAGATATTCAAGGTTCCGGATTTAAAACATTGCATGAAAACGATCCGGTAACGTTTATTCTTGATAAGGGTCCTAAAGGATTGAAAGCCCAGGATGTTATTGTTGTCTCTGAATAA
- a CDS encoding SDR family NAD(P)-dependent oxidoreductase, with protein sequence MDSDRRVAVITGAASGIGLALTKACIERGFHVVMADNSVSELCDRVEQLSLGAQTDVLGVVCDVAKPESLRHLAKQTFERFNRVDFLFNNAGISGHLAPIWELACEHIHKVMDVNLFGVINGIQAFLPTMFKQPHRSHIINMASLYGLCSGSQMSAYAMSKHAIVALSESLHFDLQRLEKPVSVSVVCPSFANTRLLINSTPLHSDKFHGMLSDLIARSRPPEDIAEHILNEVAKDTFYILPDKEVKDYCEQRAQAIIEQNDPHQHSIEKIISSLSKRAMPEETE encoded by the coding sequence ATGGACTCTGATAGACGTGTAGCCGTAATTACCGGTGCTGCAAGCGGAATTGGTCTGGCCTTGACCAAGGCTTGTATAGAACGGGGTTTTCATGTCGTTATGGCTGATAATTCGGTCAGTGAATTGTGTGACAGAGTGGAACAACTTTCTCTTGGCGCGCAAACGGATGTGCTTGGTGTTGTCTGTGATGTTGCCAAGCCGGAAAGTCTGAGGCATCTGGCCAAGCAGACGTTTGAACGGTTTAATCGGGTTGATTTTCTCTTTAACAACGCGGGAATCAGCGGCCATCTTGCTCCGATATGGGAGCTGGCCTGTGAACATATCCATAAGGTGATGGACGTCAATCTGTTTGGGGTTATCAATGGAATCCAGGCATTTCTGCCAACCATGTTCAAGCAGCCACACCGATCTCATATTATTAACATGGCCAGTTTGTATGGTTTGTGCAGCGGTTCTCAAATGTCGGCCTATGCGATGTCCAAACACGCTATTGTCGCACTGTCCGAATCACTGCATTTTGATTTACAACGCCTGGAAAAGCCGGTTTCCGTATCCGTGGTTTGCCCGTCTTTTGCCAACACCCGCCTTTTGATTAACTCAACACCGCTGCATTCCGATAAATTCCATGGCATGTTGAGCGATTTGATTGCCAGAAGCCGTCCTCCGGAAGACATTGCCGAGCATATACTTAATGAGGTGGCGAAAGATACCTTTTATATTTTACCGGATAAGGAAGTAAAAGATTATTGTGAACAACGTGCCCAGGCTATTATTGAGCAAAATGATCCGCATCAGCATAGCATTGAAAAAATTATTTCCTCATTAAGCAAGCGGGCGATGCCGGAGGAAACAGAATGA
- a CDS encoding amidohydrolase family protein, giving the protein MLKLFDAHFHIIDYQFPLVPNQSYLPPEFTVTDYRRRTSSLNIKGGVIVSGSFQAFDQSYLLAAMHALGPGFVGVSQLPSSVSDEEILRLDKAGVRAIRFNIKRGGPEQIEHLQTMAHRVYELVRWHTELYIDSGALGELRHILVGLPAVSIDHLGLSKQGWRDLLALVEHGVRVKASGFGRVDFDVRNALKDLAAINPSALMFGTDLPSTRAPDPFTDQDITLVREALDEDLADKALFHNAMAFYRMNASQVP; this is encoded by the coding sequence ATGCTGAAACTGTTTGATGCACATTTCCATATTATTGATTATCAATTCCCCTTAGTTCCCAATCAATCTTATTTACCTCCCGAATTTACCGTGACGGATTATCGCAGACGTACCAGTTCTCTTAATATTAAGGGTGGAGTTATCGTATCCGGATCGTTTCAGGCTTTTGATCAATCCTATTTGCTGGCTGCCATGCACGCGCTTGGTCCGGGTTTTGTGGGTGTTTCACAATTACCGTCATCGGTCAGTGATGAGGAAATTCTGCGATTAGATAAGGCGGGAGTGCGCGCTATTCGTTTTAATATAAAGAGAGGCGGGCCGGAACAGATCGAGCACCTGCAAACAATGGCGCATCGTGTTTATGAGTTAGTCAGATGGCATACGGAACTTTATATCGACTCAGGCGCGCTCGGTGAGTTGCGTCATATCCTTGTCGGTTTGCCTGCCGTGAGTATCGATCATCTGGGTTTGTCAAAACAAGGATGGCGGGATCTGCTGGCACTGGTTGAGCACGGTGTGCGGGTTAAGGCATCCGGATTTGGCCGGGTTGATTTTGATGTGCGAAACGCTCTGAAAGACCTCGCTGCCATTAACCCTTCAGCTTTGATGTTTGGTACTGATTTGCCGTCGACACGGGCGCCTGATCCGTTTACGGATCAGGATATTACTCTGGTTCGGGAGGCATTGGACGAGGATTTGGCAGACAAGGCACTATTTCACAACGCCATGGCGTTTTATCGTATGAATGCTTCCCAGGTTCCGTGA
- a CDS encoding alpha/beta fold hydrolase: protein MKKWIFFIGMLLCFSNYASTMPSFYGALKKATVKDATIAYYRFGHGKPLVMITGHGDTMTTWHPALLQQLSKNREVIIFDFPGVGQSTTKEAFPNRMQQFSNIVHEFIATQQLQKPDVLGFSMGGSVLLFLATQHGEMYDHFIVVGGKAGGQQTVLPEAKYFNMLSDPNLTPEQMVTTLLFPPSARKEAIRFLKTVSTIPQETMNHQAIQAQGEAVTHENKGSGIWDKLPGIKNKVMILNGMQDVLTPVKNAVMIADAIPGSWLVRIQGAGHGVLFQKPHYCAKLIELFLEY from the coding sequence ATGAAAAAATGGATTTTCTTTATCGGTATGTTGCTTTGTTTTTCTAACTATGCCAGCACCATGCCCTCGTTTTATGGGGCGTTAAAAAAGGCGACAGTAAAGGACGCTACGATTGCTTATTACCGCTTTGGACATGGTAAACCGCTGGTCATGATTACGGGGCATGGCGATACGATGACCACCTGGCATCCGGCCTTGTTACAGCAACTAAGTAAAAACAGAGAAGTGATTATCTTTGATTTTCCAGGCGTTGGGCAGTCGACGACAAAAGAGGCGTTTCCCAACCGGATGCAACAATTTTCCAATATTGTTCATGAATTTATTGCAACGCAACAATTACAAAAGCCCGATGTTCTGGGATTTTCGATGGGCGGCAGTGTTCTGCTTTTTCTGGCTACGCAACACGGCGAAATGTATGATCATTTTATCGTTGTCGGAGGAAAAGCCGGTGGACAACAAACCGTGTTACCGGAGGCAAAATATTTTAACATGCTAAGCGATCCCAACCTGACTCCGGAGCAAATGGTCACGACGCTTTTATTTCCTCCGAGTGCAAGAAAGGAAGCCATCCGTTTTCTGAAAACCGTGAGCACTATCCCGCAAGAAACGATGAACCATCAAGCCATTCAGGCACAAGGCGAAGCGGTGACGCATGAAAACAAAGGTTCCGGGATTTGGGATAAACTGCCCGGTATTAAAAATAAGGTGATGATTCTCAACGGCATGCAGGATGTGCTGACCCCGGTTAAGAATGCCGTCATGATTGCGGATGCGATTCCTGGTTCCTGGCTGGTTCGTATACAAGGTGCCGGACATGGCGTGCTTTTTCAAAAACCGCATTACTGTGCGAAACTGATTGAGTTGTTTCTGGAATATTAA
- a CDS encoding carbohydrate porin, whose product MIKGFAVVLVMIFALGTTVSRAEKPSTPESKISLFTISPELLYGLWRVHQFYGDPNMVRGPVTDRSFLLGNLGGIRDDLFDKGFIIDTNITQFLNSNLAGGVRHDIWRNDGSSDYLIAWDSGKAGVWSGGGILLHGESSWQAQRSINPDVGSVLPANYDATMPVPRHSETTLSEAYLVQALPENLIFLIGKINFAGLADQNVFANNENFQFDYAGLVNNPMLGAFVPYTPLGTGIIWVPNKQHTLAVIALDANGKASTTGFNTAFDGQYTYGVQYQYTTELWNVLPGNYRIIGGYTTKPPISFAIDQRQLLAELIGVIPIARKNNNYGILVNFDQYLWVMDNHHQAATKFAKGDDQPSRKGIPPLGFGLYGRAGWSPDDRNVISQFYSAGLGGYGLMFANRPDDNWGIGYAYTYFSNKLVRLLQPLRMANSEKGFEVFYNYALLPSTKITLNSQVIRSPFSVRKTAYTGGVRLRVML is encoded by the coding sequence ATGATTAAAGGGTTTGCGGTGGTGCTTGTTATGATTTTTGCTTTGGGAACGACCGTCTCCCGGGCAGAAAAGCCTTCCACACCGGAGTCCAAAATATCATTATTCACCATCAGTCCGGAACTTCTGTACGGATTATGGCGCGTCCATCAATTTTATGGAGACCCCAATATGGTAAGGGGTCCTGTGACCGACAGGAGTTTTTTGCTGGGTAATTTAGGTGGTATTCGGGATGATTTGTTTGACAAGGGATTTATTATTGATACAAACATCACTCAATTTCTGAATAGCAACCTTGCCGGCGGTGTTCGTCATGACATTTGGCGAAATGATGGAAGTTCCGATTATCTCATTGCCTGGGATTCCGGTAAGGCCGGGGTTTGGTCCGGTGGCGGGATCCTTCTTCATGGGGAGTCCTCCTGGCAGGCGCAGAGAAGCATCAACCCCGACGTTGGTTCCGTTCTTCCGGCCAACTACGATGCGACCATGCCGGTTCCCAGGCATTCAGAGACGACCCTTTCCGAAGCTTATCTGGTGCAAGCGCTGCCTGAAAACCTGATTTTTTTAATTGGAAAAATAAACTTTGCGGGTTTGGCTGATCAAAATGTTTTTGCCAATAATGAAAATTTCCAGTTTGATTATGCGGGATTAGTGAATAATCCCATGTTGGGTGCGTTTGTACCCTATACTCCGTTAGGAACCGGGATTATCTGGGTACCCAATAAACAGCATACACTGGCGGTCATTGCTCTGGATGCCAATGGCAAAGCCAGTACCACCGGTTTTAATACGGCGTTTGACGGGCAATACACATATGGGGTGCAGTATCAATACACCACCGAACTGTGGAATGTTTTGCCGGGAAATTATCGCATTATAGGTGGTTATACAACCAAGCCGCCCATCAGTTTTGCTATCGATCAACGGCAATTACTGGCCGAATTAATCGGTGTTATACCGATTGCGCGGAAAAATAATAATTACGGTATTTTGGTTAATTTTGATCAGTATTTATGGGTTATGGATAATCATCACCAGGCTGCTACCAAATTTGCCAAGGGTGATGATCAGCCCTCTCGAAAAGGCATTCCTCCATTGGGGTTTGGTTTGTATGGACGCGCAGGGTGGAGTCCGGATGATCGCAATGTCATAAGCCAGTTTTATAGTGCGGGGCTGGGAGGGTACGGATTGATGTTTGCCAACCGTCCTGACGATAATTGGGGAATCGGTTATGCCTATACGTATTTCTCAAACAAACTGGTTCGTTTGCTGCAGCCTTTACGAATGGCAAACAGCGAAAAGGGATTTGAGGTATTTTATAATTACGCCCTGTTACCTTCGACAAAAATCACCCTAAATAGCCAGGTAATACGTTCGCCTTTCAGCGTCAGAAAAACAGCGTACACCGGAGGGGTGCGGTTACGAGTCATGTTGTAG
- a CDS encoding OmpP1/FadL family transporter produces MLKILFIRICFLVTWLSLWQHAFCANGQVFDGINYINPANNLFVKKLRVSTGSIIYNPKIPFQGTVNGNPKKATSNPLVVSPYARVIYRLHPKLAFGLAISEPYRVIIDYKLSKDNIPGLYNRENIRTASIHPNLAIQLSKNLWLGAGLNIVRYQLELNLVVPFTISSTPTIFNLQGNDVAWSYALGAIYLFNKNTFLDVAYFSRNTGKITGTSSFKNVSAPTLSQTLLVIPDTLTAALTHRFDEKLMVRLGVMRTFWQEFKYTSISLPNAFIPIPLNYRNTNRFLFLSRYQLSNEYAFSFYATKDFTPTKLGESNFALAGNIFSTGFIASKKITKSFTLRGLFGYGFNTNTVKIDEETFKTFGTIKNKIIFSNFQIIYNLDG; encoded by the coding sequence ATGCTAAAAATCTTGTTCATACGGATATGTTTTCTTGTAACGTGGCTATCATTATGGCAACATGCTTTTTGTGCCAATGGCCAGGTGTTTGACGGCATCAACTATATTAATCCGGCTAATAATCTTTTTGTAAAAAAATTGCGTGTTTCCACGGGATCCATTATCTATAATCCTAAAATTCCATTTCAAGGAACCGTCAACGGCAATCCCAAAAAAGCGACAAGCAATCCACTCGTGGTATCGCCCTATGCCCGTGTCATATACCGGTTGCATCCAAAACTCGCTTTTGGCCTGGCCATCAGCGAACCTTATCGTGTTATTATTGACTATAAGCTATCAAAAGATAACATTCCCGGCTTGTATAATCGGGAAAACATCCGTACCGCATCTATCCACCCCAATCTGGCGATACAGTTGTCTAAAAACCTGTGGCTTGGTGCAGGATTAAATATAGTCCGTTACCAGCTCGAACTGAACCTGGTTGTGCCTTTTACCATATCCTCCACTCCGACCATATTCAATTTGCAGGGAAATGATGTCGCATGGAGCTATGCGCTTGGGGCTATCTATTTGTTCAACAAAAACACGTTTCTTGATGTGGCTTATTTCAGCAGAAATACCGGAAAAATCACCGGAACCAGCTCGTTTAAAAACGTCAGCGCCCCCACACTTTCTCAAACATTGCTTGTGATCCCGGACACCTTGACCGCTGCCCTGACCCATCGCTTTGACGAAAAACTCATGGTCAGGCTCGGCGTGATGCGCACCTTCTGGCAGGAATTCAAATATACCAGCATTTCCCTACCGAATGCGTTCATTCCCATTCCTCTCAATTACCGTAATACCAATCGTTTCCTTTTTTTAAGCCGGTATCAGCTCTCCAATGAATACGCGTTCAGTTTTTACGCCACAAAAGATTTCACCCCCACCAAACTCGGGGAAAGTAATTTTGCCCTGGCCGGTAATATCTTCTCGACCGGATTTATAGCCAGCAAAAAAATAACAAAATCATTTACATTACGAGGATTGTTTGGTTATGGTTTTAATACGAATACAGTGAAAATCGATGAAGAAACCTTCAAAACCTTTGGAACAATAAAAAATAAAATTATCTTCTCGAATTTCCAGATTATTTATAATTTGGATGGCTAG
- a CDS encoding linear amide C-N hydrolase has translation MINIEKMKKSVAGLLFFSIASVPAVQACTGSKIQARDGSVVFARTMEFGAEIDSDVVVIPRHYELKATSPYEGKNLVWKSKYAAMGMNAKSLPLIIEGVNEKGLRVGTFYFPGFAGYQQVTPEQAANSVSSVDVGVWLLSNFASIAEAKAGLQSIKVSNAIFKPWGFSLPLHYVISEPDGKSLIVEYMDGKMNLYDDELGVLTNAPEFAWHLTNLRNYVNLKPEDVSENSIPNLPLKDLGLGSGMLGLPGDFTSPSRFVRAALFTATMPPSENGHEAVLELFHLLNNFDVPKGVVVEKMKGETYYDHTQWTSAIDLKKKQLFVHTYEDRNLKMIDLSKFDLNAKTIKVIKLKSATAISDVSSSVVDFTS, from the coding sequence ATGATCAATATCGAAAAAATGAAAAAAAGTGTTGCAGGGCTGTTGTTTTTTTCTATTGCTTCTGTGCCTGCCGTTCAGGCTTGCACAGGCAGCAAAATACAAGCCAGAGACGGCTCGGTTGTATTTGCAAGAACCATGGAGTTTGGTGCTGAAATTGATTCGGATGTTGTGGTTATTCCCAGACATTATGAGTTAAAAGCTACTTCCCCATATGAGGGTAAAAATTTGGTATGGAAATCGAAATATGCTGCTATGGGTATGAACGCAAAATCTTTGCCACTCATTATTGAAGGCGTCAATGAAAAAGGGTTGCGGGTGGGGACTTTTTACTTTCCTGGGTTTGCCGGTTATCAGCAGGTCACGCCTGAACAGGCTGCCAATTCCGTTAGTTCGGTTGATGTCGGGGTATGGTTGCTTTCAAATTTTGCGAGTATCGCTGAAGCGAAGGCGGGACTGCAATCCATCAAGGTTTCTAATGCCATTTTCAAGCCTTGGGGATTTTCCCTGCCGCTCCATTATGTCATCAGTGAGCCTGATGGCAAAAGTCTGATTGTAGAGTACATGGATGGCAAGATGAACCTCTATGATGATGAACTTGGCGTACTAACGAACGCGCCTGAATTTGCCTGGCATTTGACTAATTTGCGTAATTACGTCAATTTGAAGCCGGAAGATGTGTCTGAAAACAGTATTCCCAATCTGCCTTTAAAAGATTTGGGCCTGGGATCCGGGATGCTGGGTTTACCGGGTGATTTTACATCGCCATCGCGATTTGTCCGCGCGGCTTTGTTTACAGCAACCATGCCTCCTTCTGAAAATGGCCATGAAGCCGTATTGGAATTGTTTCATTTATTGAATAATTTTGATGTTCCCAAAGGAGTTGTCGTAGAAAAAATGAAAGGTGAAACATACTATGATCACACTCAATGGACCAGCGCAATTGACCTTAAGAAGAAACAGTTGTTTGTTCACACCTACGAGGACAGAAATTTAAAAATGATCGATTTATCAAAATTTGACTTGAATGCCAAAACCATAAAAGTTATTAAATTGAAAAGTGCTACGGCGATTAGCGACGTATCATCATCGGTTGTCGATTTTACTTCCTGA
- a CDS encoding IS256 family transposase, which translates to MTHDIDELAKEIAKTCKTQEDFTEFFKQLKRRGLEAALSGELTHHLGYDKHAKAVERKSNSRNGYSKKTIQVNEGEMEIAVPRDRTGTFEPHIIPKYATRFDGLDEKIISFYARGLSTRDIQSELEEIYGTTISPTLISSVTDAVLSDVRAWQARPLDSCFPIVYLDCIVVKVKTDKGIINKSVYLALGVNTDGYKELLGMWISQNEGAKFWLNVLTDIKNRGLDEIFIACVDGLTGFPEAIETVYPHAKVQLCIVHKIRNSLAYVSWKDRKILAADLKTIYSAKTLIEAEMALEAFSEKWDDQYPSISSSWRRDWIRITPFFDYPADIRRAIYTTNAIESLNMTLRKVIKNKRMFPSDESVFKLLYLAIERIARKWTMPIHNWKPAMNRFMIEFGDRVTE; encoded by the coding sequence ATGACTCATGATATAGATGAATTGGCCAAGGAAATAGCCAAGACGTGTAAAACGCAAGAAGACTTCACTGAGTTTTTTAAACAGCTAAAGCGTCGAGGCTTAGAGGCTGCGCTATCCGGAGAACTTACGCATCATTTAGGCTATGACAAGCATGCCAAGGCTGTTGAACGCAAGAGCAACAGTCGTAATGGGTACAGCAAGAAGACTATTCAGGTTAATGAAGGCGAAATGGAAATTGCGGTGCCACGTGACCGAACAGGCACATTTGAACCTCATATTATCCCTAAATACGCTACCCGCTTTGATGGTCTTGATGAAAAAATCATTTCATTTTATGCCCGAGGTTTAAGTACACGCGACATCCAAAGCGAGCTTGAAGAAATCTATGGTACAACCATATCACCCACATTGATTTCAAGCGTGACAGACGCGGTTTTATCAGATGTACGTGCCTGGCAGGCAAGGCCTCTGGATAGTTGCTTCCCCATTGTTTATTTGGATTGTATTGTCGTTAAAGTAAAGACTGACAAAGGTATTATTAACAAATCCGTCTATTTGGCATTGGGTGTTAATACAGATGGCTACAAAGAACTTCTGGGCATGTGGATTAGCCAAAATGAAGGCGCAAAATTTTGGCTAAACGTACTGACAGATATAAAAAATCGTGGCCTGGATGAAATATTTATTGCGTGTGTTGATGGACTTACTGGATTTCCAGAAGCCATTGAAACAGTATATCCACACGCTAAAGTTCAGCTTTGCATTGTACACAAAATTCGAAATTCATTGGCTTATGTCAGCTGGAAAGACCGTAAAATCCTTGCTGCTGATTTAAAAACAATCTACAGTGCCAAAACACTCATTGAGGCTGAAATGGCGCTGGAAGCATTTTCTGAGAAATGGGACGACCAATACCCATCCATAAGCTCCTCATGGCGCAGAGACTGGATACGTATTACCCCATTTTTTGATTATCCAGCTGACATCCGTCGAGCCATATATACGACAAATGCCATCGAATCGTTGAATATGACTTTGCGAAAGGTAATTAAAAATAAAAGAATGTTCCCATCTGACGAATCAGTTTTTAAATTGCTCTATCTTGCGATTGAACGAATTGCTCGGAAATGGACAATGCCGATCCACAACTGGAAGCCAGCTATGAATCGGTTTATGATCGAATTCGGTGATAGAGTTACTGAATAA
- a CDS encoding LysR family transcriptional regulator: MDINTLNLNLLRALSALIRARNVTIAAKTVGVSQSSMSGFLKQLREVFDDELLVPGQYKIMQLTPLASSLADDVHSIMSKIDQVFNQQDSFHPASSQRIFRIGMTDLISALLLQPLMKRLSSDAPNVQIKIIHPRYLDSLEYFEQHQMDLVVGFFENVPQNLKRQLLFKDNAVIACCKNHPACSAPDWNIDELIKYPLIQFSLTGTPFENYMKKYLSRLRLNKPVSINVGTGLTPFLSLSGTTYLTLTIKRLVDRFENSAGITALKVPFEYDCFVCHQYWHPRHDNDPGHSWLRKTMKNISETLDSLSF, encoded by the coding sequence ATGGACATTAACACACTGAACTTAAACCTTCTTCGCGCGCTAAGCGCCCTGATTCGAGCCCGCAATGTGACTATTGCCGCCAAGACGGTCGGGGTAAGCCAATCGTCCATGAGTGGTTTTTTAAAACAGTTAAGAGAAGTCTTTGACGACGAACTTCTGGTGCCCGGGCAATACAAGATTATGCAGCTTACACCCCTGGCATCTTCACTCGCGGATGACGTACATAGCATAATGAGTAAAATAGACCAGGTTTTTAATCAGCAGGACTCCTTTCATCCTGCCAGCTCTCAAAGAATCTTTCGCATAGGAATGACTGATCTTATATCGGCACTGCTGCTTCAACCGCTAATGAAACGCCTTTCATCCGACGCTCCGAATGTGCAGATAAAGATTATCCACCCAAGATACCTGGATTCCCTGGAATATTTTGAACAACATCAAATGGATCTTGTTGTAGGTTTTTTTGAAAATGTTCCACAAAACCTGAAACGGCAACTCTTGTTTAAAGACAATGCGGTCATTGCGTGTTGCAAAAATCATCCGGCCTGTTCTGCTCCGGACTGGAACATTGATGAATTGATCAAATATCCCTTGATTCAATTTTCATTAACTGGCACGCCCTTTGAAAATTATATGAAGAAGTATCTCTCGCGGCTTAGACTCAACAAACCCGTTTCCATTAATGTTGGGACCGGATTGACTCCGTTTCTATCGCTGTCCGGTACAACGTACCTGACATTAACAATTAAAAGGCTTGTGGATAGATTTGAAAATTCCGCCGGAATTACCGCCCTTAAAGTGCCTTTTGAATACGACTGCTTCGTATGTCATCAATATTGGCACCCAAGACATGATAATGATCCAGGACACTCATGGCTACGAAAAACAATGAAAAATATTTCTGAAACACTCGATTCTTTGAGCTTCTAA